The Solanum pennellii chromosome 11, SPENNV200 genome contains a region encoding:
- the LOC107004194 gene encoding AP2-like ethylene-responsive transcription factor AIL1 produces MASSMNNWLGFSLSPHEEVLTSQQSSHQECFDLLTSHHDQSTVVLPSLNVVPHDNTPFGIFEAFNRNHHQSQDWNSHDTNYKTTSNMSMLMGNSCNSQHLENNQEPPKLENFLGIGEQKLQQVCNNNNNNNNNDYNIYCSTPNNISDNNANNIIGLSMIKNWLRNNPNSTTTTTTTTPSLLQDDKKEGDVVGVAGGGGNGNNAQSLSLSMSTGGDGGGGGGGDNSCSPENNKQEIVSGNNDGQISGAIVVPKKSIDTFGQRTSIYRGVTRHRWTGRYEAHLWDNSCRREGQTRKGRQVYLGGYDKEEKAARAYDLAALKYWGPTTTTNFPISNYEKELEEMKHMTRQEYVASLRRKSSGFSRGASIYRGVTRHHQHGRWQARIGRVAGNKDLYLGTFSTQEEAAEAYDIAAIKFRGLNAVTNFEINRYDVKSILESSTLPIGGAAKRLKDVEQAEIALDYQRASQENIGTTHLMNGSMSAYGAGHCWPNITLQQTQPLSAMHYSNPYNSQQRLWCKQEVQDHDLTSQNFQDFHSLQLGNAHNYLMGLDNSSSSSMEQNNVTYHQGVGYASNNNNHHGGGGFVLPHLNGSSSYGGENDNEVKQLQLGTHENIFGNYYHSQSATSNDSIKVSNTLYDHQESACNSNNWMSTAVPMALASRTSTVAVCHGVAPTFTMWNDS; encoded by the exons atggCTTCTTCAATGAACAATTGGCTTGGATTTTCACTTTCACCACATGAAGAAGTACTCACATCACAACAAAGTTCACATCAAGAATGTTTTGATCTATTGACTTCTCATCATGATCAATCAACAGTAGTACTTCCTTCTTTAAATGTTGTACCTCATGATAATACCCCTTTTGGTATTTTTGAAGCTTTCAATAGAAATCATCATCAATCACAAG aTTGGAACTCTCATGATACAAACTACAAGACTACATCAAATATGTCTATGTTAATGGGAAATTCATGCAATAGTCAACATcttgaaaataatcaagaacCACCAAAGCTAGAGAACTTTCTTGGTATTGGTGAACAAAAGCTTCAACAAGTCtgcaataacaataacaataacaacaacaacgatTACAATATCTATTGTAGTACCCCTAATAATATTAGCGATAATAACGCTAATAATATTATAGGGCTTTCAATGATCAAAAATTGGTTGAGGAACAACCCTAACTCCACTACCACCACCACTACTACTACCCCGTCATTATTACAAGATGATAAGAAGGAGGGCGATGTTGTGGGGGTAGCCGGTGGTGGTGGTAATGGTAATAACGCACAATCGTTGTCACTTTCTATGAGCACAGGTGGTGAtggaggtggaggtggaggtggaGATAATAGTTGTTCGCCCGAAAATAACAAACAAGAGATTGTGAGTGGAAATAATGATGGACAAATAAGTGGTGCAATTGTAGTACCAAAGAAATCTATTGACACTTTTGGTCAAAGAACTTCAATCTATCGCGGTGTTACAAG gcatAGGTGGACTGGGAGATATGAAGCACATTTGTGGGATAATAGTTGTAGAAGAGAGGGACAAACTAGAAAAGGAAGGCAAg TTTATTTGG GAGGATATGATAAGGAGGAAAAAGCAGCTCGTGCTTATGATTTAGCTGCACTTAAGTATTGGGGTCCCACAACTACCACTAATTTCCCA attAGCAACTACGAGAAAGAGCTTGAAGAAATGAAGCATATGACTAGGCAGGAATATGTTGCATCTTTAAGAAg GAAGAGCAGTGGTTTCTCTCGTGGTGCATCGATTTATCGAGGTGTTACAAG GCATCATCAGCATGGAAGATGGCAAGCAAGAATTGGTAGAGTTGCTGGAAACAAGGATCTTTATCTTGGCACCTTTA gtaCACAAGAAGAAGCTGCTGAGGCTTATGACATTGCAGCAATCAAATTCCGTGGACTAAATGCCGTAACAAATTTTGAGATTAATCGATACGACGTTAAAAGTATACTAGAAAGCAGCACGTTGCCCATCGGAGGGGCTGCTAAACGTCTCAAGGACGTTGAGCAAGCTGAAATCGCGTTGGATTATCAGAGAGcaagtcaagaaaatattggtACTACTCATCTCATGAATGGTTCAATGAGTGCCTATGGCGCGGGCCATTGTTGGCCTAACATCACTCTTCAACAAACTCAACCTTTAAGCGCGATGCATTATAGTAACCCTTATAATAGTCAACAAAGGTTGTGGTGCAAACAGGAAGTACAAGATCATGATTTGACTAGtcaaaattttcaagattttcattcgCTTCAATTGGGAAACGCGCATAATTATCTAATGGGATTGGATAATTCTTCTTCATCGTCAATGGAACAAAACAACGTTACTTATCATCAAGGTGTTGGATATGcgagtaataataataatcatcatgGTGGTGGTGGATTTGTGTTGCCACATTTGAATGGATCATCATCATATGGTGGAGAAAATGATAATGAAGTGAAGCAATTACAACTTGGTACTCATGAGAACATATTTGGTAATTACTACCATTCGCAATCAGCAACATCTAATGACTCCATCAAGGTCAGTAACACTCTATATGATCATCAAGAATCTGCATGCAACAGTAATAACTGGATGTCAACAGCTGTTCCTATGGCTCTTGCTTCGAGGACTAGCACCGTGGCGGTTTGCCATGGTGTGGCCCCCACATTCACTATGTGGAATGACTCATAG
- the LOC107003100 gene encoding putative metallophosphoesterase At3g03305 produces the protein MGIVKLCIFSIIFIFLLKFHYISAEFFKRDVIELEKGPEDVAWVVQLSDLHFSVHHPERALSFEKIVGPSLSMINPSLVFITGDLTDGKSKDLLIMKQDEEEWLEYKKVLTNVIKKSGLKKNVFYDLRGNHDIFGVPAIGGPFDFYSKYSINAQLKRSGLVNSVTIQTGERSIQFVGFDSITSLGLRGPTNLFGHPTDQLLDEISSELSVLDSQPTKPITNIAYGHFPLSFSAASQSGRTLKETFLMHNLSAYLCGHLHTKFGKNLKRHHESNQHKHLLQLNGHGSLPNNSKTCSDEATEFKEFWEWEMGDWRKSRAMRILSIDRGWMSFVDVDFKLGAKNVIILPTFPLDSRFTLERSFHKCKMESLNLNSIRALVFSSSPVVSVVARIYDSRPGNLVTVLETPMRRNDDSTSRGNLYTCPWNFNAFEDPSPDRFLLQIEAVDIEGRSTLTELRPFSVGGLRARLSWNWKEFMVMGCQWDALYYPILWLFYLLTLPILVFPKAIFVFLRKQYTYKSLVGNRKLVTCVAWILSELYNLPLVCFSIIVYLFYLILCPWLSGQVFTEGEERGYMTYRGWVLRFNERQKLDFHGFPDIMVVVLPHLYIVVLPTIIVIGALVAERAVFQDHLRALSAKKEDDYLVKNNVSAPTSGRNKTLTLLHRRWLRKMLLLISLAICWKHFLNCRSLVKAYAMNPFIHFPVYSLSVPILLAYTIYKTSRAE, from the exons ATGGGTATTGTAAAACTATGTATTTTCTCCATAATCTTCATTTTCTTGCTGAAATTTCATTACATTTCAGCTGAATTCTTCAAAAGAgatgtaatagaattggaaaaAGGACCGGAAGATGTAGCTTGGGTGGTTCAGTTATCTGATCTTCATTTCAGTGTTCATCATCCTGAACGTGCTCTTAGCTTCGAAAAAATTGTGGGTCCTTCTCTTTCTATGATCAATCCTTCATTAGTCTTCATTACTGGTGATCTTACTG ATGGAAAGAGCAAGGATTTACTAATAATGAAGCAAGATGAAGAGGAGTGGTTGGAATACAAGAAAGTCCTGACCAATGTCATTAAAAAGAGTGGACTGAAGAAAAATGTGTTTTATGATCTCCGAGGAAATCATGATATTTTTGGTGTACCGGCTATTGGTGGTCCATTTGATTTTTACTCGAAGTATAGCATTAATGCGCAGCTAAAACGAAGTGGACTAGTCAATAGTGTCACTATTCAG ACTGGTGAACGCAGTATTCAGTTCGTTGGGTTCGACAGCATTACGTCTTTAGGTCTGCGGGGCCCAACCAATCTATTTGGTCATCCCACTGATCAACTATTAGATGAAATAAGCTCTGAGCTCTCAGTACTAGATTCTCAACCCACCAAACCTATTACCAATATTGCTTATGGGCATTTCCCGCTTTCATTTTCTGCTGCATCACAATCTGGAAGAACCTTGAAAGAGACATTTCTGATGCATAACTTGTCAGCTTACTTATGTGGGCATCTGCATACAAAATTTGGTAAGAATTTAAAGAGGCATCATGAGTCAAATCAACACAAACATCTTCTCCAATTGAATGGACATGGATCACTTCCAAATAATTCAAAAACTTGTTCAGATGAGGCTACTGAATTTAAAGAGTTCTGGGAGTGGGAAATGGGTGACTGGAGGAAAAGTAGAGCAATGCGCATATTGTCCATTGATAGAGGATGGATGTCTTTTGTTGATGTTGACTTCAAGTTGGGAGCTAAGAATGTTATTATATTGCCAACGTTTCCTCTGGACTCTCGCTTTACTTTGGAGAGATCATTTCACAAGTGCAAGATGGAGTCCTTGAACTTAAACAGTATCAGGGctcttgtattttcttcttctccagTTGTATCAGTTGTGGCTAGGATATATGATTCAAGACCTGGAAATCTCGTTACAGTGTTGGAGACTCCTATGAGAAGAAATGACGATTCTACATCTAGGGGGAACCTTTACACATGTCCATGGAACTTTAATGCCTTTGAAGATCCATCTCCTGATAGATTTTTGTTGCAAATAGAAGCAGTTGATATCGAAGGCAGATCAACTTTGACTGAACTAAGGCCATTTTCTGTTGGCGGTCTTCGTGCTAGGCTTTCATGGAATTGGAAAGAGTTTATGGTTATGGGTTGTCAGTGGGATGCTTTATATTACCCAATATTATGGTTATTCTATTTGTTAACTCTTCCCATCCTCGTCTTTCCAAAAGCTATCTTCGTATTTCTTAGGAAACAGTATACTTACAAGAGCTTAGTTGGAAACAGAAAACTGGTAACTTGTGTGGCATGGATTCTATCGGAGCTATACAATCTTCCACTTGTATGTTTCTCAataattgtttatttgttttaccTCATATTATGTCCTTGGCTTTCTGGCCAAGTTTTCACCGAAGGAGAAGAAAGGGGATACATGACCTACAGGGGTTGGGTGCTGAGATTCAACGAGAGGCAAAAGCTAGACTTTCATGGATTTCCAGATATAATGGTGGTAGTTCTTCCTCATCTTTACATTGTTGTGTTGCCTACAATAATTGTGATTGGAGCATTAGTAGCTGAGAGGGCAGTATTCCAAGATCATCTTCGAGCTCTTTCTGCAAAAAAGGAAGATGATTATTTGGTGAAGAATAATGTATCCGCACCGACTAGTGGAAGAAATAAGACTCTGACACTCCTCCATAGGCGGTGGCTTAGGAAAATGCTCCTGTTAATATCTTTGGCGATTTGTTGGAAGCATTTCTTG